CCCTCCTGTCCTCCACCGCCAGCAACTCGATACTCGAGTCCTTCGCTGCCCACAGTGAGCACGGCAAAGAGTCGCCGCCGTCGTTTCGAGTGCAAGATCGAATCTTGTTTCCCGATCACATGCTTCTCGTTGTGCCCAATCGGTTCCGCCAAAACGACGAGTTGGAGTGCGTTTACCACAAGCGGTTCAACGGTTCGGATGACGACATTCTTGAAGATAAAGAAAAGAATCAGCAGCTGGATTTTGTGGTTCAACCGGTTTTATCCACCGACGGCTACGATGACTTCCGATCCATCGTCCGGTGTCCGCTGCCGCCGCTCAATTTCTCCACAGCCGTTGATTTGCGACGACGCGGCAGTTACGATACGACGGCTGCGACAAACGGCACGGCTTCTCCATGGGACAAGGTGGTTTATGAGGCGGTTATTGACGGAGACACGGCGGTTGTGTTCGTTAAGGGGCTGAACCTCCGACCGCACAAGAATTCGGATCCGACCCGGCTCAGCTGCCACTTCGGATTGGGGAATTGGGACAAAGACAAAGACCAAAGCGGCTTTGTGCTCACCACCGAAGCCGTCACCGCCGCTCAGGAAGTCGTCCGGTGCCTCCTCCCCCGCACTATCCGTAACCATCCGGATAAGGCCCACGGAATCCGGGTCACTATCGGATACAACACCAGCCACCCCAGAGCTCCAGTCCACGTCACTCTGCCTTCTGTGGCCACAATTCACAATTCCAAATCCCATCCAGTCCAATCCAATCCGAAGAAGCATGAGCTTTGTGTGTGCACAATGCTGTGGAACCAAGCACCGGCGATCAAAGAGTGGATTATGTACCACTCGTGGCTCGGCGTCGAGCGGTGGTTCATCTACGACAACAACAGCGACGACGGGATCGACGACGTCGTTCGAGAGCTCGATTCGCAGGACTACAATGTCAGCAGGCAGAGCTGGCCGTGGAAAAAAACCCAAGAAGCAGGCTTTTCCCACTGCGCTTTGAGAGCAAAAGACGAGTGCAATTGGGTCGGATTC
This Pyrus communis chromosome 6, drPyrComm1.1, whole genome shotgun sequence DNA region includes the following protein-coding sequences:
- the LOC137736953 gene encoding glycosyltransferase family 92 protein RCOM_0530710-like — protein: MDSSEQRRKRKRMGRSYLQAKQYLSLRRPLVLCFSFFIFLLFVSSGRFRPASFRPVLTASSTTLSLLSSTASNSILESFAAHSEHGKESPPSFRVQDRILFPDHMLLVVPNRFRQNDELECVYHKRFNGSDDDILEDKEKNQQLDFVVQPVLSTDGYDDFRSIVRCPLPPLNFSTAVDLRRRGSYDTTAATNGTASPWDKVVYEAVIDGDTAVVFVKGLNLRPHKNSDPTRLSCHFGLGNWDKDKDQSGFVLTTEAVTAAQEVVRCLLPRTIRNHPDKAHGIRVTIGYNTSHPRAPVHVTLPSVATIHNSKSHPVQSNPKKHELCVCTMLWNQAPAIKEWIMYHSWLGVERWFIYDNNSDDGIDDVVRELDSQDYNVSRQSWPWKKTQEAGFSHCALRAKDECNWVGFFDVDEFFYFPQAFRRGRGDYGVPGENSLRKLVSNFSNSATIAEIRTDCHSFGPSGLSSQPPQGVTVGYTCRLQSPERHKSIVRTELLDVTLLNVVHHFRLREGYRYLSVPEGIAVINHYKYQVWETFRAKFFRRVATYVVDWQEDQNKGSKDRAPGLGTEAVEPPNWRLRFCEVWDTGLKDFVLGYFADPVTRLLPWEKKSLTSAE